A stretch of Gloeocapsa sp. DLM2.Bin57 DNA encodes these proteins:
- a CDS encoding MOSC domain-containing protein, protein MIASVDRLLIYPIKSLDSVKVDKVKVLSSGALAGDRQLAIFDQEGNFVNGKRQPKIHQLRTRFTLNNQTIYLGEEQSFHLDRDRDKLESCLSEYFGFTVQIRENPDTGFPDDTISPGPTIISKATLETIASWYENLSVEEVRARFRANIEITGVPPFWEDTLIGKSFLIGLVEVSGINPCQRCVVVTRDSQTGEVYSNFQKIFTTNRKNNLPAYVDTTHFNHFFRLAINTRIAENQVNKTIALGDLVKL, encoded by the coding sequence ATGATTGCGTCAGTTGATCGATTATTAATATATCCCATTAAATCCTTAGATAGCGTTAAGGTTGATAAAGTTAAGGTTTTATCTAGTGGAGCATTAGCAGGCGATCGCCAATTAGCTATTTTTGACCAAGAGGGTAACTTTGTCAATGGGAAACGTCAACCAAAGATTCATCAATTACGTACCAGATTTACTCTCAATAATCAAACTATCTATTTAGGAGAAGAACAATCTTTTCACCTAGATAGAGACAGAGATAAACTAGAATCTTGTTTAAGTGAATACTTTGGGTTTACTGTACAAATAAGAGAAAATCCAGATACAGGTTTCCCCGATGATACCATCTCACCAGGACCAACGATTATCAGTAAGGCTACTTTAGAAACAATAGCTTCATGGTATGAAAATCTTTCTGTAGAAGAAGTCCGCGCTAGATTTCGCGCTAATATTGAAATTACTGGAGTTCCTCCTTTTTGGGAAGATACCCTGATTGGAAAATCATTTCTGATTGGATTGGTAGAAGTAAGTGGAATCAATCCCTGTCAACGTTGTGTTGTGGTTACTAGGGATTCACAGACAGGAGAAGTTTACAGTAATTTTCAGAAGATTTTTACAACCAACAGAAAAAATAATTTACCAGCATACGTAGATACAACACACTTTAACCACTTTTTCCGACTAGCAATCAATACCCGTATAGCAGAGAATCAAGTAAATAAAACCATTGCTTTAGGTGATTTAGTTAAATTATAA
- a CDS encoding MFS transporter, protein MNDSKERLYFTTKLAFGAGDFGPAIAANLLIFFLLFFFTNVAGIPAGLAGMILAIGKIYDAINDPVIGILSDRTTSRWGRRLPWILGGAIPFGVMFFFHWIVPDFDKIMQLFWYYVVIALLFNTFYTVVNLPYGALTPDLTRDYNERTSLNSFRMSFSLGGGIFSLILAGLIFQQYPDDPQQQYSALGLICGIISIIAILWCGLRVPERAKRPILNQQQKKIVGIGVIILGIGAIAVGLITQQPRLIMLIIGIVTLELTLFGVTMIFAPLESHLRLENNPLHTTEASLSFAQQVKTVLENRPFLYVIGIYLFSWLSVQLTGSILIYFVVSWMGLPSADFPRVALEVQGTALLMLFVWKQVSDRYGKKMVYYLGVSIWIIAQSGLWLIQPEQYNLLYILAILAGCGVSVASLVPWSMLPDVIELDELRTGKRREGIYYSFMVLTQKVCLALALFLVGVMLELAGFIEQTPGGDIPIQPPSALLAIRIVVSILPAIFLVCGLILARFYPITRDFHNQIRLQLQEKNRIL, encoded by the coding sequence ATGAATGACTCTAAAGAAAGGCTATATTTTACCACAAAATTAGCCTTTGGTGCTGGTGATTTTGGTCCAGCTATTGCAGCTAATTTATTAATATTTTTTCTGTTATTCTTTTTTACTAATGTAGCAGGAATACCCGCGGGATTAGCGGGGATGATTTTAGCAATTGGGAAAATCTATGATGCTATTAATGATCCTGTAATTGGTATCTTAAGCGATCGCACTACCTCAAGATGGGGACGTCGTTTACCCTGGATATTAGGGGGTGCGATTCCTTTTGGGGTAATGTTTTTTTTCCATTGGATAGTACCTGATTTTGACAAGATTATGCAGTTATTTTGGTACTATGTGGTTATTGCTTTATTATTTAATACCTTCTATACTGTAGTTAATCTCCCCTATGGCGCATTAACTCCTGATCTAACTAGAGATTATAACGAACGTACCAGTCTTAATAGTTTTCGGATGAGTTTTTCTCTTGGTGGGGGGATATTCTCTCTGATTCTAGCAGGGTTAATCTTTCAACAATACCCTGATGATCCTCAACAACAATATTCAGCCTTGGGCTTAATCTGTGGCATAATCTCGATTATAGCTATATTGTGGTGTGGTTTAAGAGTACCCGAAAGAGCAAAAAGACCTATTTTAAACCAACAACAAAAAAAGATAGTGGGGATAGGTGTAATTATACTGGGAATAGGGGCGATCGCCGTTGGTTTAATTACTCAACAACCTAGATTAATTATGCTTATCATTGGGATTGTTACCTTAGAATTAACCCTGTTTGGGGTAACGATGATTTTTGCACCTTTAGAGTCTCATTTACGTCTAGAAAATAACCCTTTACATACAACTGAAGCGAGTTTAAGTTTTGCTCAACAAGTTAAAACAGTTTTAGAAAATCGACCTTTTTTATACGTGATCGGAATATATCTTTTTTCTTGGTTAAGTGTACAGTTAACTGGTTCGATTTTGATTTATTTTGTGGTTAGTTGGATGGGGTTACCTTCTGCGGATTTTCCTAGAGTTGCACTAGAAGTACAGGGTACAGCGTTATTAATGCTGTTTGTCTGGAAACAAGTAAGCGATCGCTATGGTAAAAAAATGGTTTATTATCTAGGAGTTAGTATCTGGATTATCGCCCAATCGGGGTTATGGTTAATTCAACCTGAACAATATAACCTACTCTATATCTTAGCTATTCTCGCTGGTTGCGGTGTATCTGTAGCTTCTTTAGTACCTTGGTCAATGTTACCAGACGTGATTGAGTTAGACGAATTAAGAACAGGAAAAAGACGAGAAGGGATTTATTATAGTTTTATGGTGCTTACGCAAAAAGTCTGTTTAGCTTTAGCCTTATTTTTAGTAGGAGTAATGTTAGAATTAGCGGGATTTATCGAACAAACACCAGGAGGAGATATACCAATACAACCTCCTAGCGCGTTATTAGCGATTAGAATAGTTGTTTCTATTTTACCTGCAATATTTTTAGTTTGCGGTTTAATTTTAGCGCGCTTTTACCCTATTACTCGAGATTTCCATAATCAAATCCGTTTACAGTTACAGGAAAAAAATAGGATATTATAA
- a CDS encoding radical SAM/Cys-rich domain protein: MVNFSTDITPFVQKIGQPLTKKKITTLQINLGKKCNLACNHCHVESSPLRTEELSPEICQELQQLITRFPQIKTVDLTGGAPEINYGFHDLVESAVQANKEVIVRSNLTIFFESGWEYLPNYFAANKLRVIASLPCYLEDNVDKQRGKGVYQQSIQAITILNELGYGIKPDLILDLVYNPPIPRDNNFSLTPNQLKLQEDYQNYLKQEYNLSFNNLFTITNLPIGRVKIQLEKQEIYQEYLQFLETHHNQDTVGNLMCRNQLSVDYLGNIYDCDFNQMENIPAVSKNGQKLTVKDLLTAGNLDIIDEIKTAKYCYGCTAGSGSSCGGALIA; encoded by the coding sequence ATGGTTAATTTTTCAACAGATATTACTCCTTTTGTTCAAAAAATAGGTCAACCTTTAACTAAGAAGAAAATAACTACTTTACAAATCAATTTAGGAAAAAAATGTAACCTTGCTTGTAATCATTGTCATGTAGAATCTAGTCCTTTGAGAACAGAAGAATTATCACCAGAAATATGTCAAGAATTACAGCAATTAATTACTAGATTTCCTCAGATTAAAACTGTCGATTTAACGGGAGGAGCACCAGAAATCAACTATGGGTTTCATGACTTAGTAGAAAGCGCTGTTCAAGCTAACAAAGAAGTAATAGTAAGGTCTAATTTAACTATTTTCTTTGAGTCGGGATGGGAATATTTACCTAATTATTTCGCTGCAAATAAACTAAGAGTAATTGCTTCTCTACCCTGTTATTTAGAAGATAATGTAGATAAACAAAGGGGTAAAGGTGTCTATCAACAATCAATTCAAGCTATAACTATTTTAAATGAGTTAGGTTATGGAATCAAACCAGATTTAATCTTGGATTTAGTCTATAATCCCCCAATTCCTAGAGATAATAATTTTAGTTTGACTCCTAATCAATTAAAGTTGCAAGAAGATTATCAAAACTATCTAAAACAAGAGTATAATCTGAGCTTTAATAACTTATTTACCATAACTAATTTACCAATAGGAAGAGTTAAAATACAACTAGAAAAACAAGAAATTTATCAAGAATATCTCCAGTTTTTAGAAACCCACCATAACCAGGATACAGTTGGTAATCTTATGTGTCGTAATCAGTTGTCAGTAGATTACTTGGGCAATATTTATGACTGTGATTTTAATCAAATGGAAAATATCCCAGCTGTGAGTAAAAATGGTCAAAAATTAACAGTAAAAGATTTGCTAACCGCGGGAAACTTAGATATAATTGACGAAATCAAAACCGCTAAATACTGTTATGGTTGTACAGCAGGAAGTGGATCTAGTTGTGGTGGTGCTTTAATTGCATGA